The Candidatus Methylomirabilota bacterium genome contains the following window.
GCTGGCCCGACTGGCGCCTCTACGAGCCGATCGCCCAGGCGGCGCTCGACGCGGGCCTGCCGATCGTCGCGACCAATCTCTCCCGCGCCGCGACCGAGGCGCTGCGGCGGAACGGGCTCGGCGGCCTCGGTCCCGTGATGCTGAGGCAGCTCAAGCTCGACGCGCCGCCGCCCGCCGTCCGTGCGTCGATGGCGGGGGTGATCCGCGAGGCGCACTGCGGCCAGACGCCGGACGCCGCGCTCGACCGGCTGGTGGACGTCCAGTGGGCGCGCGACGCGCGCATCGCCGAAGCGCTCGCGCGCGCCGGCCGGCGTGACGGGGCGGTGCTGATCGCGGGCGCGGGCCACGTGCGCCGCGACCTCGGGGTGCCGGTTCACCTCGAGCGGCACGCGCCCGGCACGACGATCGCCGCCGTGGCGCTCCTCGAGGTCGAGGCGGGCGCGACGGCGCCGACGGACTACGCCGCGCGGCACGGTGGCGCCCTGCCCTTCGACTACGTGTGGTTCACGCCGCGGATCGACGACGTGGACCCGTGCGCAAAGTTCGAGAAGTCGCTGGAGGAGCTCAGGAAGTCGACGCAGGAGCCGGGACAGCCGTGAAGATCGTGGCGAAACGCGTGTACGACCCGCCGGCGCGGGCCGACGGCGCGCGCGTCCTCGTCATGCGTCTCTGGCCGCGCGGGATCCGCAAGGAGCGCGTGGACCTCTGGCTCAAGGAGCTCGGCCCCGTCGTGCCCCTGCTCCGCGCGTTCCGCGGCGGCCGGATCGGCTGGGCGGAATACCGCCGCCGCTACCTCGTGGGCCTCGAGCGCCCGGAGGCCCGGGAGGCGCTCGCCGCGGCGCGCGCGCTCGCGCGCCGCGGGCGGGTGACGCTGCTCTGCGGCTGTCCCGACGAGGCGCGGTGCCACCGCTCGCTGCTCCGGGACTATCTGCTAGACTGAGCCGCGTGGCGCGCGCGCTGGCGCTCGTTCTGGGTCTCGCGTGGCTCCTCGGCGCGGCGCCGGCCGGCGCCGAGCACGAGGTTTATTACCGGTACCTCGTGCTCGGCTTCGTGAAGGACGCGCGCGGCCGGCCCGTGGCCGGCCGGCAGGTCGAGTTGGTGCGCGACAAGACGGGGTTCTTGTACCTCGCCGAGACGGACGCGAAGGGCTTCTACCTCATCGTCGCGCGCCTCGGCGACGAGAGCGCGGGCGAAGGGCTCACGCTGACGCTCGGCGGGACGCCGTGGAGGCTCACGGCGCGGTTCGATCCGACGAACCACACCGACGACCGGGGCACTCGCGTGGACCTGGAAGGCGCGCGGTTGGTCGAGCGGCCGTCCTGGTTCCGCTCGACGCTGGCGGCGACGCTCGGGCGCTGACGGAAGGCAGGCGGAGAGAAAGGTGGACCTGCGATGACGAAAGCGGCGAAGTCCATGAAGGCCTACGTGCTGATCGAGACGGCTCCGGGCAAGACGAAGTCCGTCAAGAAGGAGCTGACGGGGATCGCGGGCGGCCAGTCCACCGTGATCGCCCTCGACGCGGTCACCGGTCCCTTCGACTTCATCGCCGTCGTCGAGGGCCCCACGCTCGACTCGGTCGGGCGGCTCGTCACCGACGCCATCGGGGCGATCGACGGCGTGACGCGCACGACGACGTGCCTGGCGGTGTCGCTGGCCTGATCGGGTCGCCATGCGCGTGCTCGTGATCGGCGGCACCGAGTTCATCAGCCTGCACCTGGTGCGCGCGCTCCAACGCGACGGTCACGAGGTGTGCGTCCTGAACCGCGGCCGCAACCCGGCGCGCCTCCCCGCAGGCGTCCGGACGCTCGTCTGCGACCGCAAGGACCACGCGGCGCTCCGCGCGCGGCTCGCGGGCGAGCGCGTGGACGGGCTGATGGACATCGCCTACGCTCCCACGACGGGCGCCGACGTCGAGGCGCTCCTCGACGCCCTCCACGGGCGCGTCGGCCACGCCGTCTTCGTGTCGACGGGCCGCGTCCACGACCACGCGCTCCCCATCCCCTACCACGAGGACACGCCGCGGAGCCTCTACTGGGGCGAGTACGCGAAGAACAAGATCGAGGGCGAGGACGCCTGCCTGCGGCGCCATCGCGAGCGCGGGCTCCCGGTCACGATCGTCCGGCCGACGCACGTCTACGGTCCGCTGAACACGCGGAACAACGAGACGTTCTTCTTCGACCGCCTCGTGCGCGGCCGGCCCGTCCTGGTGCCGGGGGCCGGCGGCTGGCTCCGCCAGTTCGGCCACGTCGAGGACCTCGCCGACGCGATGGCGCGCATGCTCGGCGCGCCGGCGGCCTTCGGCCGCGCCTATAACGTGAGCGGCGAGGAGGCGATCACCCAGGTCGGCTTCATCGAGCTGATCGCCGACGTGATCAAGCGCCCGCTCACGCTGGTCCACGTCGAGACGCCGCGCGGCGGGACGCCCGTGCCCTTCGGCCAGAACCTCGTCTACGACTGCCACGCGGTCTACACGACGACGCGGATCCGCGCGGAGCTCGGGATCCGGCCCCGCTACGCGCTCGCCGCCGGGATCGCGCAGACCTTCGAGTGGTACCTGCGCGAGGGCCTGGACCGCCGCGAGCTCGACTTCGCGGCCGAAGACGCGTTCCTCCGGTGACGCGCCCGACGATCCTCGTCTACCACGGCGACCCGAAGTACGCCGGGCTCGTCCGCGTCCCGAAGGGCCGGGCGGTCGTGCGCGCCGCGGCGACGCCCTCCGAGGCCGCCGAGCTGGCCGGCGACGCCGAGATCCTCTACGCCTGGAAGTTCCCGCAGCACCTCTACGCGCGGGCGCCCAAGCTCCGGTGGCTCCAGGTGATGGGCGCCGGCGTGGACTGGGCGCTCGGCCCGGAGGTGCCGCCCCGCGTCGTCGTCACGCGCGCCCCGGGTATCTTCGGGCCGTGGATGGCCGAGTACGTCGTCGGCTGGTGCGCGTGGGTCACCCAGCGCATGGAGACGTACCGCGAGGCCCAGCACCAGCGCCGCTGGCTCGACCACGTCCTGCCCGACCGCCTGCTCGGCAAGACGCTCGCGATCGTGGGCCTGGGCGACATCGGCCGCGCCGTCGCGCGCGCGGCGCGCGCCCTCGGCATGCGCGTCGTCGGCGTGAGCCGCTCGGGCCGGCCCGTGCGCGAGGCCGAGCGCGTCTTCCGGGTCGGGCAGCTCGCGCTCGCCCTCCGCGACGCCGACTTCGTCGTCGTCCTCGTGCCGCTGACGCCCGAGACGACGGGACTCGTCGGGGCCGACGCCCTCGCCGCGATGAAGTCGACCGCCTGGCTCGTCAACATCGCGCGCGGCGCGGTCGTGAACGAGACGGCGCTCGCCGAGGCGCTCGAGCAGCGGCGCATCGCGGGCGCCGTCCTCGACGTGTTCGCCACCGAGCCGCTGCCCCCGCACCACCCGCTCTGGCGGATGGACAACGTCGTCATCACGCCGCACATCTCGGGACCCAGCACGCCCGAGGAGATCGCGCCCGTCTTCAACGACAACCTGGCGCGCTACCTCGCGGGCAAACCGCTCCGCCACGTCGTGGACAGAAAGCGAGGCTACTGACCGTGCCCTCACGCCGCAGCGAGATCACGATGTCCGAGAAGGAGCTGGAGCGCTTCCTCGACGAGGAGCGCGTGCTCACGGTCGCGAGCCTCGGCTCGAACGGCCGCCCGCACCTCATGCCCCTCTGGTACATCCGGGACGGCCTGGTGCTCTCCGCCTGGACCTTCGGGAAGTCGCAGAAGGTCAAGAACCTCGAGCGCGACCCGCGCGCGACCGTCCAGGTCGAGGCCGGGCGTGACCGCTACGAGCAGCTCCGCGGCGCCATGCTCGAATGCGACGTGACGATCGAGCGCGACCCCCAGAAGGTCACGGACGTCGGCCTCCGCCTGATGGCGCGCTACGCCGGCGCCGACCCGCCGCCCGAGGCGCGCGCCCAGGTGCTCCAGCAGGCGCAGAAGCGCGTCGCCCTCCGCTTCAGGCCGACCCGCATCGTCTCCTGGGACCACCGCAAGCTCGCCGGCGCCTACTGAGCGACACCGCCGTCGGGTTGACGATCCTCCCGTCCGGCGCTAGGCTGCGTGCCACGAACCTCGAGGTGACGAGCCGATGAGCCTGAGCAGCATCCGCGGACCTCCCTGACGGCGTCGTTCGCCTGTGTCCCGTCCCGCTCGAAGGACAACGTCGTCTCGCTGTGACGAGGAGGTCAGAGCGATGCCCCATTACCTGAGCGACGAGGAGCTGAAGCGGACGGCGCCGGCCGAGCTGGCGTCGTTCCGGTCACCGATTCCCACCCAGATCGTTTC
Protein-coding sequences here:
- a CDS encoding ChaN family lipoprotein, whose translation is MRSHSLRHGSRRARLTARLLPGSLLALLLVAAAGCARTSEIEWESPIGRTQPLAGRIWDVGAAAFVEPRTLVERLAASRWVLLGERHDNPDHHALQARLVRELAAKGRRPAVGFEMFSTDDAPAIARYLVGSKNAAGLGAAVGWQRSGWPDWRLYEPIAQAALDAGLPIVATNLSRAATEALRRNGLGGLGPVMLRQLKLDAPPPAVRASMAGVIREAHCGQTPDAALDRLVDVQWARDARIAEALARAGRRDGAVLIAGAGHVRRDLGVPVHLERHAPGTTIAAVALLEVEAGATAPTDYAARHGGALPFDYVWFTPRIDDVDPCAKFEKSLEELRKSTQEPGQP
- a CDS encoding DUF488 family protein gives rise to the protein MKIVAKRVYDPPARADGARVLVMRLWPRGIRKERVDLWLKELGPVVPLLRAFRGGRIGWAEYRRRYLVGLERPEAREALAAARALARRGRVTLLCGCPDEARCHRSLLRDYLLD
- a CDS encoding carboxypeptidase-like regulatory domain-containing protein — translated: MARALALVLGLAWLLGAAPAGAEHEVYYRYLVLGFVKDARGRPVAGRQVELVRDKTGFLYLAETDAKGFYLIVARLGDESAGEGLTLTLGGTPWRLTARFDPTNHTDDRGTRVDLEGARLVERPSWFRSTLAATLGR
- a CDS encoding Lrp/AsnC ligand binding domain-containing protein encodes the protein MTKAAKSMKAYVLIETAPGKTKSVKKELTGIAGGQSTVIALDAVTGPFDFIAVVEGPTLDSVGRLVTDAIGAIDGVTRTTTCLAVSLA
- a CDS encoding NAD-dependent epimerase/dehydratase family protein encodes the protein MRVLVIGGTEFISLHLVRALQRDGHEVCVLNRGRNPARLPAGVRTLVCDRKDHAALRARLAGERVDGLMDIAYAPTTGADVEALLDALHGRVGHAVFVSTGRVHDHALPIPYHEDTPRSLYWGEYAKNKIEGEDACLRRHRERGLPVTIVRPTHVYGPLNTRNNETFFFDRLVRGRPVLVPGAGGWLRQFGHVEDLADAMARMLGAPAAFGRAYNVSGEEAITQVGFIELIADVIKRPLTLVHVETPRGGTPVPFGQNLVYDCHAVYTTTRIRAELGIRPRYALAAGIAQTFEWYLREGLDRRELDFAAEDAFLR
- a CDS encoding D-2-hydroxyacid dehydrogenase, producing the protein MTRPTILVYHGDPKYAGLVRVPKGRAVVRAAATPSEAAELAGDAEILYAWKFPQHLYARAPKLRWLQVMGAGVDWALGPEVPPRVVVTRAPGIFGPWMAEYVVGWCAWVTQRMETYREAQHQRRWLDHVLPDRLLGKTLAIVGLGDIGRAVARAARALGMRVVGVSRSGRPVREAERVFRVGQLALALRDADFVVVLVPLTPETTGLVGADALAAMKSTAWLVNIARGAVVNETALAEALEQRRIAGAVLDVFATEPLPPHHPLWRMDNVVITPHISGPSTPEEIAPVFNDNLARYLAGKPLRHVVDRKRGY
- a CDS encoding TIGR03618 family F420-dependent PPOX class oxidoreductase: MPSRRSEITMSEKELERFLDEERVLTVASLGSNGRPHLMPLWYIRDGLVLSAWTFGKSQKVKNLERDPRATVQVEAGRDRYEQLRGAMLECDVTIERDPQKVTDVGLRLMARYAGADPPPEARAQVLQQAQKRVALRFRPTRIVSWDHRKLAGAY